In the Lysinibacillus sp. PLM2 genome, one interval contains:
- the ytpR gene encoding putative tRNA-binding protein YtpR, whose product MIIAYNKPYVGDILLVQLATESIVKTEVERIGDFAILKEEATNEVKAFNLFNASKYIELDVQGPVEVTPEIIEKIEKAMIENGVDISLDVDFTPKFVVGYVEEKEKHPNADKLSVCKVNVGEETLQIVCGAPNVEAGQKVVVAKIGAVMPSGLVIKHSELRGVASEGMLCSAKELAIPNAPSAKGILVLDENADVGSAFVTPSNL is encoded by the coding sequence ATGATAATCGCTTACAATAAACCATATGTTGGGGATATATTATTAGTCCAATTAGCTACAGAATCAATTGTAAAAACAGAGGTAGAACGCATTGGAGATTTTGCCATTTTAAAAGAAGAAGCAACGAATGAGGTGAAAGCATTTAATTTATTTAACGCAAGTAAATATATTGAATTAGATGTGCAAGGACCTGTAGAAGTCACTCCTGAAATCATTGAGAAAATTGAAAAAGCTATGATAGAAAACGGAGTAGATATCTCGTTAGATGTGGACTTCACACCAAAATTTGTTGTAGGTTACGTTGAAGAAAAAGAAAAACATCCTAATGCTGATAAATTAAGTGTTTGTAAAGTGAATGTTGGAGAAGAAACACTCCAAATCGTTTGCGGTGCGCCTAATGTGGAGGCAGGACAAAAAGTCGTTGTTGCAAAAATTGGTGCAGTTATGCCTTCTGGATTAGTGATTAAACATTCAGAACTACGAGGTGTAGCTTCTGAAGGAATGCTTTGTTCAGCAAAAGAATTAGCAATTCCAAACGCGCCTAGTGCAAAAGGCATATTGGTACTTGATGAAAATGCTGACGTTGGATCAGCTTTTGTCACTCCGTCAAATTTATAA
- a CDS encoding UPF0354 protein, whose product MKANELINRLKERLGEERFEYKYNREKNELRLEHQTLKLGMTINVADILAKYEVRKEKAIEEVVYTIEQTFEAMELEKNEGIYDLSNVYPIIRSTSFPLQSKEGASFITTDHTAETRIFYALDLGNTYRLIDENMLEKLTVSANQIREAARFAVKKLPTNTKKDEVAGNIFYFLNENDGYDASRILNENFLKEMRGKIEGDMTISVPHQDVLIIGDIRNEVGYDVLAQMTMHFFTVGMVPITSLSFVYENGDLEPIFILAKNKLEKEQDKE is encoded by the coding sequence TTGAAGGCAAATGAGCTGATAAATCGTTTGAAGGAACGATTAGGTGAAGAGCGATTTGAATATAAATATAATCGTGAAAAAAATGAATTGCGTCTTGAACATCAAACTTTAAAATTAGGTATGACAATTAATGTTGCTGATATTTTAGCCAAGTATGAAGTGAGAAAAGAGAAGGCAATCGAAGAAGTAGTATATACGATTGAGCAAACTTTTGAGGCAATGGAATTGGAAAAAAACGAAGGGATTTATGATCTTTCAAACGTATATCCAATTATCCGTTCGACATCTTTTCCTCTTCAATCAAAAGAAGGAGCTTCTTTCATCACAACAGATCATACAGCTGAAACAAGAATCTTTTATGCATTGGATTTAGGAAATACCTATCGTTTAATAGATGAAAATATGCTTGAGAAGCTTACTGTTTCTGCCAATCAAATTCGTGAAGCTGCACGTTTTGCAGTTAAAAAATTACCTACGAATACGAAAAAAGATGAAGTTGCTGGAAATATTTTTTATTTTCTAAATGAAAATGATGGGTATGATGCGAGTCGCATTTTAAATGAGAACTTTTTAAAAGAAATGCGCGGTAAAATTGAAGGCGACATGACGATTTCCGTTCCTCATCAAGATGTATTAATTATAGGTGACATACGAAATGAAGTAGGGTATGATGTGTTAGCTCAAATGACAATGCATTTCTTTACAGTAGGAATGGTCCCAATTACTTCTTTATCGTTTGTCTATGAAAATGGGGATTTAGAGCCGATATTTATATTAGCAAAGAATAAACTAGAGAAGGAGCAAGATAAAGAATGA
- a CDS encoding NTPase — MLVSIGTKNKAKTEAITNIVENYLKNIEYIQLDVPSNVSEQPMSDEETRQGAINRAENAFKKTSADLNFGLEGGVRLIDGNMYCCNWGALKLKDGTVITAAGALFLLPEEVAKEIRAGKELGPVMDVYTNEKGIRHNKGAVGVFTANLVNRTEMFEHIVKLLIGQYLFKIGQQ; from the coding sequence ATGTTAGTTTCAATTGGTACAAAAAATAAAGCGAAAACGGAAGCCATTACAAATATAGTTGAAAATTATTTAAAAAATATTGAATACATACAACTTGATGTTCCTTCGAATGTTTCTGAACAACCTATGTCAGATGAAGAAACACGACAAGGTGCTATCAATCGTGCCGAAAATGCGTTCAAAAAAACTTCCGCCGATCTAAATTTTGGATTGGAAGGTGGCGTTAGGCTGATTGATGGAAATATGTATTGCTGTAATTGGGGTGCCCTTAAATTAAAGGACGGAACGGTGATAACTGCAGCTGGCGCATTATTTTTACTGCCAGAAGAGGTCGCAAAAGAAATTCGAGCAGGGAAGGAACTTGGACCAGTTATGGACGTTTATACAAATGAAAAAGGAATTCGACATAACAAAGGAGCGGTAGGCGTATTTACAGCAAATCTTGTAAACCGTACTGAAATGTTTGAGCATATCGTGAAATTATTAATAGGCCAATATTTATTTAAAATTGGCCAACAATAA
- a CDS encoding peptidase M28 has product MNEETLKLFKTLTELPGAPGNEHEVRKFMREQLEKYSDEIIQDHLGGIFGLKKSDDNNAPKLLVAGHMDEVAFMVTNITNNGMIRFQPLGGWSNQVLLAQRVTVYTKDKEIPGVIASIPPHLLSVQDRTKTPEIKDMLIDIGADSKEEAIEMGIQPGQSILPICPFTPMENPKKIMAKAWDNRYGCGLAIELLKELKDEKIQNHLYSGANVMEEVGLRGAQVSANMIQPDLFFALDASPANDTTGDKTQFGQLGKGTLVRIYDRTMVTHRGIREFILDTAESNHIPYQFFVSAGGTDAGRVHTANNGIPSAVIGICSRYIHTAASIIHIDDYAAAKELLIKLVKSVNRTTVDSIRTNV; this is encoded by the coding sequence TTGAATGAGGAAACGTTGAAATTATTTAAAACATTAACAGAGTTACCTGGTGCTCCTGGTAATGAACATGAAGTAAGAAAATTTATGAGAGAACAACTTGAAAAATATTCTGATGAAATTATTCAAGATCATCTAGGTGGCATTTTTGGCTTAAAAAAATCAGATGATAATAACGCTCCTAAATTATTAGTAGCAGGTCATATGGATGAAGTTGCTTTTATGGTTACCAATATTACGAATAATGGAATGATCCGTTTTCAGCCATTAGGAGGTTGGTCAAACCAAGTTTTACTTGCTCAAAGAGTAACCGTTTATACAAAAGATAAAGAAATACCAGGGGTAATCGCAAGCATTCCACCTCATTTATTATCCGTACAGGATCGTACAAAAACACCAGAAATTAAAGACATGTTAATAGATATAGGAGCAGATAGTAAGGAAGAAGCTATAGAAATGGGGATACAACCAGGTCAATCCATTCTTCCAATATGTCCTTTCACTCCAATGGAAAACCCTAAAAAGATCATGGCTAAAGCTTGGGATAACCGTTATGGATGTGGATTAGCTATTGAATTACTAAAAGAATTAAAGGATGAAAAAATACAAAATCATTTATATTCAGGGGCAAACGTAATGGAGGAAGTAGGTTTAAGAGGTGCTCAAGTATCAGCAAATATGATACAACCTGACTTATTTTTTGCCCTTGATGCTTCCCCAGCTAATGATACAACAGGGGATAAAACGCAATTTGGTCAATTAGGAAAAGGTACACTTGTGCGCATTTATGACCGCACGATGGTTACTCATAGAGGAATACGTGAATTTATATTGGATACAGCCGAATCAAATCATATCCCATATCAATTTTTCGTATCTGCTGGTGGAACTGATGCTGGGCGCGTCCATACAGCAAATAATGGGATTCCAAGTGCTGTAATTGGGATTTGTTCAAGATATATTCATACAGCAGCTTCAATCATTCACATAGATGATTACGCTGCTGCTAAGGAACTTCTTATTAAGCTTGTTAAATCTGTTAATCGTACAACGGTTGATTCAATACGTACAAATGTTTAA
- the ytzB gene encoding hypothetical protein yields MKIRDFLIGVATGVAATIIIKETANRVSPYVPANHVLNNVKAAFKKEAPIDGSWIYMKTEDFYNGVTTVPVYKGGISRIMNGEMESFEFAADARSGIIVDLKRL; encoded by the coding sequence TTGAAAATACGAGACTTTTTAATAGGAGTTGCCACAGGGGTTGCAGCTACTATCATCATTAAAGAAACTGCTAATAGGGTATCACCATATGTACCAGCTAACCATGTGTTAAATAATGTAAAAGCGGCATTTAAAAAAGAAGCACCGATTGACGGCTCCTGGATTTATATGAAAACAGAGGATTTTTATAATGGCGTTACAACAGTACCCGTATATAAAGGTGGCATTTCAAGAATCATGAACGGAGAAATGGAATCCTTTGAATTTGCAGCAGATGCACGTTCGGGAATTATAGTGGATTTAAAAAGACTGTAA
- a CDS encoding 2-deoxy-D-gluconate 3-dehydrogenase, producing MRLFDLSGKKAIVTGGNRGIGRAISLGLAEAGAEVIIISRSSAEETIEEISLMGGKASHYLCDLGSREQRELLAQQILEEIDTVDILINNAGIQKRYPSEEFPLEVWDEVLEVNMTAVFHLCKLFGSKMLERGYGKIVNLASVISYQGGLFIPAYAASKAGVMNFTKTLSNEWAGRGVNVNCIAPGYIATEMNSALIADETRNQQILDRLPAKRWGKAEDLIGAAIFLSASASDYVNGITIPVDGGWLGR from the coding sequence ATGAGGTTATTTGATTTATCCGGAAAAAAAGCAATTGTAACAGGGGGAAATCGTGGGATAGGGAGAGCCATTTCTTTAGGGCTTGCCGAAGCAGGAGCTGAAGTTATTATTATTTCTCGTTCTTCAGCTGAGGAAACAATTGAAGAGATTTCTCTAATGGGTGGAAAGGCAAGCCATTACTTATGTGATTTAGGTTCGAGAGAACAACGTGAATTACTCGCTCAACAAATTTTGGAAGAAATTGATACGGTTGATATTTTGATTAATAATGCCGGTATACAAAAGCGTTACCCATCTGAAGAATTTCCTTTAGAAGTGTGGGATGAAGTGTTAGAAGTGAACATGACAGCTGTATTTCATTTATGTAAGTTATTTGGTTCAAAAATGCTTGAACGAGGTTATGGAAAAATCGTTAATCTAGCGTCGGTCATTTCTTATCAAGGTGGTCTTTTTATACCAGCCTACGCAGCTAGTAAAGCAGGCGTTATGAACTTTACGAAAACATTATCTAACGAATGGGCAGGTAGAGGGGTTAATGTGAATTGTATTGCGCCAGGATATATTGCTACAGAAATGAATAGTGCATTAATTGCAGATGAAACAAGAAACCAACAAATATTAGATCGATTACCTGCAAAAAGATGGGGAAAGGCTGAAGACTTGATAGGGGCCGCGATATTTTTATCTGCTTCTGCCTCAGATTATGTAAACGGTATAACTATTCCTGTTGATGGAGGTTGGCTAGGTAGGTAA
- a CDS encoding dehydrogenase, which yields MFKVVLTDYEFETLEFEQRVLDESGLKINFVSAQCKSEDEVIEVAKDADAIINQYAPLSERVLRSLTKCKVISRYGVGVDTIDLNIAKELGIKVCNVPDYGIEEVSNHTLALLMAWTRKVIELNNAVKNGIWNFNVGKPIYRFENRTFAIFGFGRIPRRVIEKIQPLGLTLIGYDPFVSAEEMAKYGVRKVELDEAIKLGDILSFHVPLVEQTMHLLNKERLTQLKDGVFIINTARGPIIETEALIQGLKSKKIAGAALDVIEHEPIEAGHELLTFDNVYLTPHSAFYSEEAIEELRTKATKNVVDVLAGQQPTYVVV from the coding sequence ATGTTTAAAGTAGTTTTAACAGATTATGAATTTGAGACATTGGAATTTGAACAACGTGTATTAGATGAAAGTGGCTTAAAAATTAATTTTGTATCGGCACAATGTAAATCAGAAGATGAAGTGATTGAAGTTGCAAAAGATGCTGATGCAATTATTAATCAATATGCACCTTTATCGGAACGTGTACTGAGAAGCTTAACGAAATGTAAAGTTATTTCTCGATATGGTGTAGGTGTAGATACGATAGATCTTAACATTGCTAAGGAATTGGGCATTAAAGTTTGTAATGTTCCAGACTATGGGATTGAAGAAGTTTCAAATCACACTTTGGCATTATTAATGGCATGGACACGAAAAGTTATTGAGCTTAATAATGCAGTGAAAAATGGTATATGGAACTTTAATGTTGGAAAACCAATTTATCGTTTTGAAAATAGAACATTTGCAATTTTTGGATTTGGCCGAATACCACGACGAGTTATTGAAAAAATTCAACCATTAGGCCTAACTCTAATAGGTTATGATCCGTTTGTTAGCGCTGAAGAAATGGCTAAATATGGTGTGAGAAAAGTGGAACTAGATGAAGCTATCAAATTAGGAGATATTCTTTCCTTCCACGTACCTTTAGTTGAGCAAACGATGCATTTATTAAATAAAGAGCGATTAACACAATTAAAAGACGGTGTGTTTATTATAAATACTGCACGGGGACCGATTATTGAAACGGAAGCTTTAATTCAAGGGTTAAAATCAAAAAAAATAGCAGGAGCAGCTTTAGATGTTATTGAACACGAGCCAATCGAAGCTGGTCACGAGCTATTAACGTTCGATAATGTGTATCTTACACCCCATAGTGCATTTTATTCAGAAGAGGCAATTGAAGAATTAAGAACTAAGGCAACAAAAAATGTGGTAGATGTTCTAGCAGGACAGCAGCCAACGTATGTAGTTGTTTAA
- the dapA1 gene encoding dihydrodipicolinate synthase family protein: MRGIIPPVVTLIDENGKPDLAKNKQMLDKIIEAGVHGLVLLGSSGEFPHFTMQEKKDYLNEIIPYLRGKLPVLVGTGGVILEETIELTLFVERLGADGVLVVNPFYWNLSDEQIYVYYAELAKAVNIDIYLYNIPQLTGQEIPVCVIEKLAKDFDNIRGIKETVSSISRIRTVINELNSVREDFYVYSAFDEHLLDAQILGAAGSINGTSVFLPELSVRLYEAIHNSDFSQVKKLHIEISNKMELYSWHPSFYISMKEAVYARWFPEESVNLRTPFINNEQDLRSLAKAMIEKSLCSGVYDEKYN, translated from the coding sequence ATGAGAGGAATCATACCTCCAGTTGTGACGTTAATAGATGAAAATGGGAAGCCTGATTTAGCAAAAAATAAGCAAATGTTAGACAAAATTATTGAAGCTGGGGTACACGGATTAGTCTTACTAGGTAGCTCCGGTGAATTTCCTCATTTTACTATGCAGGAGAAAAAAGATTATTTAAATGAGATTATTCCTTATCTAAGAGGTAAACTACCAGTTTTAGTTGGAACAGGTGGTGTGATACTTGAAGAAACGATTGAATTAACCCTTTTTGTAGAAAGATTAGGTGCTGACGGAGTTTTGGTCGTAAACCCGTTTTATTGGAACCTAAGTGATGAGCAAATATACGTATATTATGCAGAACTTGCAAAAGCAGTGAATATTGATATCTATTTATATAATATTCCACAATTAACTGGCCAGGAAATCCCAGTTTGTGTTATTGAAAAGCTTGCTAAAGACTTTGATAATATTCGAGGTATTAAGGAAACAGTAAGTAGTATTTCTCGTATTCGTACTGTAATCAATGAGCTTAATAGCGTAAGAGAGGATTTCTATGTATATAGTGCATTTGATGAACATTTATTAGATGCACAAATACTGGGTGCTGCAGGTAGCATTAATGGTACTTCAGTTTTCCTACCAGAATTATCAGTTCGTTTATATGAAGCAATTCATAATTCTGATTTTAGCCAAGTAAAAAAACTTCATATTGAAATAAGTAACAAAATGGAATTATATAGCTGGCATCCATCTTTTTATATTTCCATGAAGGAAGCTGTTTACGCAAGATGGTTCCCAGAGGAATCGGTTAATTTGAGAACGCCGTTCATTAATAATGAACAAGACTTAAGAAGTTTAGCTAAAGCAATGATTGAAAAAAGCTTATGTTCGGGGGTTTATGATGAAAAGTACAATTGA
- the ycbD_3 gene encoding putative aldehyde dehydrogenase YcbD: MNEVFSITEEVHSNFINGEWKQSTSGKLIDSINPANRQVMGQVQSSTIEEANEAIEAAHNASKEWAKVGEFQRGQYLYKVAALLEENLEEIAKTLTEEMGKTYPEALGETQRGIAILKYYAAEGSRSNGDVIPASEKDALMFTKRIPLGVVGVITPWNFPVAIPIWKIAPALVYGNTVVFKPASEAAVTAAKVAKCFADAGLPSGVFNFITGSGSTVGDAIINSKYLKAITFTGSSKTGKMIAEIASKNQVKYQLEMGGKNPVIVLDDANLENAVQAVVSGAFKSTGQKCTATSRVIIQSGIYEQFRDRLVEVTKGISVGSGLDSTTWMGPCASEGQYKTVLEYIEIAKNEGATLITGGHAIDSELTPGFYVEPTIFDNVTTDMRIAQEEVFGPVIALIKAESIEDAISFANDAEYGLSASIFTTNIGNALAFIDDIEAGLVRVNAESAGVEYQAPFGGLKDSSSGSREQGQAAKEFFTVSKTIYIKAQ; encoded by the coding sequence ATGAACGAAGTATTTAGCATAACAGAGGAAGTACATTCAAATTTTATCAATGGTGAGTGGAAACAATCAACTAGTGGAAAATTAATAGACAGTATTAATCCTGCTAATCGTCAAGTGATGGGGCAAGTACAATCATCAACTATTGAAGAAGCCAATGAAGCAATTGAAGCAGCACATAATGCTTCAAAAGAATGGGCAAAGGTTGGTGAATTCCAACGTGGCCAATATTTATATAAAGTAGCAGCGCTATTAGAGGAAAATCTTGAAGAGATTGCGAAAACGTTAACGGAGGAAATGGGTAAAACGTATCCAGAAGCTTTAGGTGAAACACAGCGCGGTATTGCAATTTTAAAATATTATGCTGCTGAAGGTAGCCGCAGCAATGGTGACGTAATTCCAGCTTCAGAGAAAGATGCATTAATGTTTACAAAGCGTATTCCACTAGGAGTAGTAGGTGTAATTACCCCTTGGAACTTCCCGGTAGCTATTCCCATTTGGAAAATTGCTCCAGCATTAGTATACGGAAATACAGTAGTATTTAAACCAGCTTCCGAGGCTGCTGTAACTGCTGCTAAAGTTGCAAAGTGCTTCGCGGATGCGGGACTACCTTCAGGAGTATTTAACTTCATTACAGGAAGTGGATCAACAGTAGGCGATGCAATTATTAATAGCAAATATTTAAAGGCTATAACATTTACGGGTTCATCCAAGACAGGAAAGATGATCGCTGAAATAGCATCAAAAAACCAAGTGAAATATCAGCTTGAAATGGGTGGGAAAAACCCTGTAATCGTGCTAGATGATGCAAATCTTGAAAATGCTGTGCAAGCAGTAGTCAGTGGAGCATTTAAGTCAACAGGACAAAAATGTACCGCAACTAGTCGTGTCATTATACAATCAGGTATATACGAGCAATTTAGAGATCGATTAGTTGAAGTGACAAAGGGAATATCAGTTGGTTCTGGTTTAGATTCAACTACTTGGATGGGGCCATGTGCAAGTGAAGGTCAATACAAAACCGTTTTAGAGTATATTGAAATTGCTAAAAATGAAGGTGCAACACTAATTACAGGTGGTCATGCAATTGATTCTGAGCTAACACCAGGATTCTATGTTGAACCAACCATTTTCGATAATGTAACTACTGATATGCGAATTGCACAGGAGGAAGTATTTGGCCCTGTCATTGCATTAATTAAAGCAGAGAGTATTGAAGATGCAATTTCATTTGCAAATGATGCTGAATATGGTTTAAGCGCATCAATTTTTACTACAAATATTGGTAATGCGTTAGCATTTATTGATGATATAGAAGCTGGATTAGTTCGAGTGAATGCTGAAAGTGCGGGTGTAGAATATCAAGCCCCATTTGGTGGTTTAAAAGATTCAAGTTCTGGTAGCCGTGAGCAAGGTCAAGCTGCAAAAGAGTTCTTTACTGTTTCAAAGACAATCTATATCAAGGCTCAATAA
- the hpaG gene encoding 2-hydroxyhepta-2,4-diene-1,7-dioate isomerase, translating to MKFIRFNDKGNIRSALINEENLVFPIDFDQYVDFFYFLKDQGITASDYIKQNNLASISINLEELSYVLPIVPEEIWASGVTYLKSKEARNFEVKNANKQIESTFYDKVYDAERPEIFLKSTARRIVGPLAELYIRNDSNWQIPEPELTLIIGKDEDIIGFTLGNDMSCRDIEGENPLYLPQAKIWKNSCSIGPSILMPEGIEDPYELDITCRIFRNNELQFEGSAFINQLKRRLDELVKYLVYENDIVPGTALMTGTCIVPPNEFTLEKGDRIEISSTKIGVLVNNITRN from the coding sequence ATGAAATTTATTAGGTTTAATGATAAAGGTAACATTCGAAGTGCTTTAATTAATGAGGAAAACTTAGTATTTCCAATAGATTTTGACCAATATGTAGATTTCTTTTATTTCTTGAAAGACCAAGGTATTACAGCAAGTGACTATATTAAACAAAATAATCTTGCATCCATATCTATTAATCTTGAAGAACTTTCATATGTCTTACCAATTGTACCAGAGGAAATTTGGGCATCAGGTGTAACGTACTTAAAAAGTAAGGAAGCAAGAAACTTCGAAGTAAAGAATGCAAACAAACAAATTGAATCAACATTTTATGACAAAGTTTATGATGCAGAACGTCCAGAGATTTTCTTGAAATCTACTGCGCGACGTATAGTTGGACCATTAGCTGAGTTGTATATTCGTAATGATTCCAATTGGCAAATTCCTGAGCCAGAACTAACTTTAATTATTGGTAAAGATGAGGATATTATTGGTTTTACATTAGGTAATGATATGAGTTGTCGTGATATCGAAGGTGAAAATCCACTTTATTTACCACAAGCAAAAATTTGGAAGAATTCATGTTCAATCGGCCCATCTATATTGATGCCTGAAGGAATTGAAGACCCTTATGAATTAGATATTACTTGCCGGATTTTTAGGAATAATGAACTGCAATTTGAAGGATCTGCATTCATCAATCAATTAAAAAGAAGATTAGATGAGTTAGTAAAATATTTAGTCTATGAAAACGATATTGTTCCAGGTACTGCATTAATGACAGGTACATGTATCGTTCCTCCCAATGAGTTCACACTTGAAAAAGGTGATCGTATTGAAATATCTAGTACAAAAATAGGTGTCTTAGTAAATAATATTACAAGAAATTAG
- a CDS encoding IclR family transcriptional regulator has product MTLIQSISRALEILELFDENHRSFSIKEISTKLDLNKSTVHSILKTLKHYGYMKQDSESAEYSLGWRLYERGNLLMSQIDIKPIAQKYLTKLNQQTNETVHLVVRVDSEALYIDKINGINTLVIYSRIGKKVPLHSSAVGKVLTAYLSQMEIDSIFENYDFKPATKNTILNYEDYLTELENVRLLGYAVDNEENEAGIYCLAMPVYDYTQKVVAAISVSTPLVNVTETKKKEILDLLCQCTFDLSMELGYKKD; this is encoded by the coding sequence ATGACATTAATCCAATCGATATCCCGTGCATTGGAAATTTTAGAACTATTTGATGAAAATCATCGTTCATTTAGCATTAAAGAGATAAGTACAAAACTAGATTTGAATAAAAGTACAGTTCATTCAATTTTAAAAACTTTAAAACATTATGGTTATATGAAGCAGGATTCTGAATCGGCAGAATACTCATTAGGTTGGCGTTTATATGAAAGAGGTAATCTGTTAATGAGTCAGATTGATATAAAGCCTATTGCACAAAAGTATTTAACAAAGCTGAATCAGCAAACGAATGAAACCGTCCATTTAGTTGTACGAGTTGATAGTGAAGCATTATATATAGATAAAATCAATGGTATTAACACTCTTGTGATATACTCTCGAATTGGTAAAAAGGTACCCTTACATTCAAGTGCGGTAGGGAAGGTATTAACGGCATATTTAAGTCAAATGGAAATTGACTCAATCTTTGAAAACTATGATTTTAAACCAGCAACGAAGAATACAATTTTAAATTATGAAGATTATTTAACTGAGCTTGAGAATGTTCGTTTGCTTGGTTATGCAGTTGACAATGAAGAAAATGAAGCAGGTATATATTGCTTAGCTATGCCAGTTTATGACTATACACAAAAGGTTGTAGCGGCAATCAGTGTATCGACTCCATTAGTTAATGTTACAGAAACGAAGAAAAAGGAAATTTTAGATTTATTATGTCAATGCACGTTCGATTTATCTATGGAACTTGGTTATAAAAAAGATTGA